The DNA segment CATTCTATATGAAAGCGTGCGTGGAAGCGCAGGAAATCTCCGTGCCAACCATCATGCAGGACGCTACGTAGCGGCGGCCTTCCGGCCAGCAGGTAGCTCGTGGAATCGGACAGTGCCCCGCTAAAAGCTGCCCGGCTGAAGCCGGCCGCTACTTTTTGACTTTTTCGTATTTGCGCCGGAAGCGTTCGATGCGGCCGGCCGTGTCCACGAGCTTTTGCTTGCCGGTGAAATAGGGATGGCAGTTCGAGCAGATTTCAATGTGGATGTCGCTCTTGTGCGTGGAGCGCGTCTTGAACTG comes from the Candidatus Acidiferrales bacterium genome and includes:
- the rpmE gene encoding 50S ribosomal protein L31, with protein sequence MKQGIHPDYHEVLVTCACGNQFKTRSTHKSDIHIEICSNCHPYFTGKQKLVDTAGRIERFRRKYEKVKK